A stretch of Thermovirga sp. DNA encodes these proteins:
- a CDS encoding molybdopterin-dependent oxidoreductase, producing MKDITLIIDGKSCKGAQGDTIMEVARKNDVYIPALCYLEGLTPIGSCRMCVVEVEKNPKMLTACTTPALDGMVVHTQTEKLREYRRQMLELIFAGRNHFCMYCSQSGDCELQDLAIEHGMDSVRYPYLYAGFENDATHRDIQIDHNRCILCLRCIRVCAEKVGTHTLDLQKRGWNATVISDLGRRLGESDTCTTCGACAQVCPTGTITLREFAYRGRRKDCDDVIESVCPLCPVGCRIKVYVRTGSIARVEGTAVTEPDGGQLCRKGRWTLPRSSERERISVPMIREGSHYREADWEEALGLVAEKFKKAHEADSDGVLVSSLCTDEELALFVSLFKDGLGMERLDTFDGDILRGFVKGFEPFSRQGVRPFTAAHNILESDCLVNLSAEPDDEAPVIASYMRVGALRNGAALLNISCKPNPYGDLTDIDAVAPTPEQSAALVQGLVDLVASFKVPGGGQVGSDQDAMARLSKKTGIPEETIEGILERLRAARKPVFLLGGCLSRNPAAVTSAVNLAIACGAFFDDGIGVVPLVSSGNSLGTINTVLAKEPWIGEKKLDFLYVYSSGLVPEDAASLSAISGTKFVVVQCPFWAQPLVNLADVLLPAPAWYERSGHYCTIEGERRRLNVVVPPKGEVRGLASILKDLAAGLGVQPGRPEGSPCENVYASEKPPTEARMVLLEEVRN from the coding sequence ATGAAAGATATCACCCTTATCATTGACGGTAAATCATGCAAAGGGGCCCAGGGGGATACCATCATGGAAGTGGCCCGCAAGAACGACGTCTACATCCCCGCCCTCTGCTACCTCGAGGGGCTGACCCCCATAGGGTCCTGCCGCATGTGCGTCGTCGAGGTTGAGAAGAATCCCAAGATGCTGACGGCCTGCACCACCCCTGCCCTGGACGGCATGGTGGTGCACACCCAGACGGAAAAACTGAGGGAATACCGGAGACAGATGCTGGAACTGATCTTCGCCGGGCGGAACCATTTCTGCATGTACTGCTCCCAGAGCGGCGACTGCGAACTCCAGGACCTGGCCATAGAACACGGGATGGACAGCGTCCGCTACCCCTACCTCTACGCGGGGTTCGAGAACGACGCCACCCACAGGGACATCCAGATAGACCACAACCGCTGCATCCTTTGCCTCCGCTGCATAAGGGTCTGCGCCGAGAAGGTGGGGACCCACACGCTGGACCTCCAGAAGAGGGGCTGGAACGCCACGGTGATCTCCGACCTGGGGCGCCGGCTGGGGGAGAGCGACACCTGCACCACCTGCGGCGCCTGCGCGCAGGTCTGCCCCACGGGGACCATCACCCTCAGGGAGTTCGCCTACCGCGGGCGGAGGAAGGATTGCGACGACGTGATCGAGAGCGTCTGCCCCCTCTGCCCGGTCGGGTGCCGCATCAAGGTCTACGTCCGGACGGGCAGCATAGCCAGGGTCGAGGGGACGGCCGTCACCGAACCCGACGGCGGCCAGCTTTGCAGGAAGGGCCGCTGGACCCTGCCTAGGTCCTCGGAAAGGGAGCGCATCTCCGTCCCCATGATCAGGGAGGGCTCCCACTACAGGGAGGCCGACTGGGAAGAGGCCCTGGGGCTGGTGGCCGAGAAGTTCAAGAAAGCCCACGAGGCCGACAGCGACGGTGTCCTGGTGTCGAGCCTCTGCACCGACGAGGAACTGGCCCTTTTCGTATCCCTCTTCAAGGATGGGCTGGGCATGGAGCGCCTCGACACCTTCGACGGCGACATCCTCAGGGGCTTCGTCAAGGGGTTTGAGCCCTTCAGCAGGCAGGGTGTACGCCCCTTCACCGCCGCCCATAACATCCTGGAGAGCGATTGCCTGGTCAACCTCTCGGCCGAACCGGACGATGAGGCCCCGGTCATAGCCAGTTACATGCGGGTGGGCGCCCTCAGGAACGGGGCCGCCCTGCTGAACATCTCCTGCAAACCGAACCCCTACGGCGACCTGACCGACATCGACGCCGTCGCCCCGACGCCGGAGCAGAGCGCGGCCCTTGTCCAGGGGCTAGTGGACCTGGTGGCGAGTTTCAAGGTCCCCGGCGGCGGCCAAGTCGGGTCCGACCAGGACGCCATGGCCCGGCTGTCGAAGAAGACAGGCATCCCCGAGGAAACCATCGAGGGGATCCTCGAGCGGCTCAGGGCTGCCCGTAAACCCGTATTCCTCCTGGGGGGGTGCCTCTCAAGGAACCCCGCCGCCGTGACCTCGGCGGTGAACCTGGCCATAGCATGCGGGGCCTTCTTCGACGACGGCATCGGCGTCGTTCCCCTGGTATCGAGCGGCAACAGCCTGGGCACCATCAACACCGTCCTGGCGAAGGAGCCCTGGATCGGCGAGAAAAAACTCGACTTCCTCTACGTCTACTCCTCGGGGCTGGTCCCGGAGGACGCGGCGAGCCTTTCCGCTATATCGGGCACGAAGTTCGTCGTCGTCCAATGCCCCTTCTGGGCCCAACCGCTGGTGAACCTGGCCGACGTGCTCCTGCCGGCGCCGGCCTGGTACGAGCGGAGCGGGCACTACTGCACCATCGAGGGCGAGAGGCGCCGGCTCAACGTGGTCGTCCCCCCCAAGGGAGAGGTCAGGGGCCTC